From the Mesotoga prima MesG1.Ag.4.2 genome, the window AGATCACTTTTTCCTGAATTGTTGATGTTTTTTCCACTGTGCTCACCTCTCAAAGTTTAGTTTTCAGTTCTTGATTTCCTGTAGTTCTTTAAGTATTCCAAGGCCTTCGTTTTCTGTGCTTTCTACAGAGACACTCCTGTCTATCTTCTTCATAAACCCACTAAGCACTTTTCCAGGCCCCACTTCAACGAACCGATCTGCACCTAGTTCGATCATCTTTCTAATGGATTGTTCCCATTTGACAGGGCTGTAAGCCTGTTCAATTAGCAACTCTCTTATCGCGTTTGGATCTTTAGGAAAAAGCCCTCCGGTAACATTTGAGATAACTGGGATTTCCGGAGGCTTGACATCAATGCCATTCAAGAACTCTCTCAAAACTTCTCCAACTGGACGCAAGTATCGGCTATGGAAAGGAGCACTCACTGAAAGCTCCACACATTTTTTCGCTCCCTTTTCCATTGCCTTGTTCATAGCACTTCGAACTTTTTCTGATAACCCTGAAATTACAACTTGACCTGGGCAGTTGTAATTGGCTACAATAACCTCTTCGCTCGAAGAAATCTCAAGGCAGATCTCTTCGACTACTTTTTCTGGAAGACCAATTATCGCTGCCATCGTTCCATCTTCTGAAGACATCATTTGTTGCATAGCTGTCCCCCTCAACCTTACAAGACGAAGTGCGTCGGCATATCTAAGTGTGCCCGCTACAACTAGAGCAGAGAATTCACCCAGCGATAATCCGGCGCAAATGTCGGGTTTTCCCCACCTCTCAATAAGAGCATCGGAAATGGCTATACTTAGCGAAAGAATAGCCGGTTGGGCATTATGCGTGAGCTTTAGTTCGTCTTCCTGCCCCTCGAGCATCATTGTTAACATGTCAAAACCCAGCAACTGTCCGGATAGTTCAAGAAACTCTCTGAACAAAGGGCTTTCATCGCAAAAACTCTTACCCATGCCAACGTATTGGCTTCCCTGTCCGGGAAATATCCATGCTACCATTTCTTTATGCCTCCCAGGAATCGAATTGTTTCTTCCGCCTCATCAATTATTGACTGAACTAATTGTGAAACATCAAGGATTTCTCCAATAAGCCCGCAGGATTGACCGGCCATCATGGAACCATCATTTATGTCACCATTTTCGACAGCTCTCTTGAGAGCTCCGACAGCTATTTTTTCAATTTCCTCGAATCCAGAGCCTTGCTTTTCTAGTTCTTCAATGTGTCTTGTTAGCCTGTTCCTAAATCCTCTTACAGGATGACCATTTGAATTGCCCGTAACGACGGTGTCTAGTTCATTTGATAACAGAATCCGTTCTTTGTA encodes:
- the fabD gene encoding ACP S-malonyltransferase; translation: MVAWIFPGQGSQYVGMGKSFCDESPLFREFLELSGQLLGFDMLTMMLEGQEDELKLTHNAQPAILSLSIAISDALIERWGKPDICAGLSLGEFSALVVAGTLRYADALRLVRLRGTAMQQMMSSEDGTMAAIIGLPEKVVEEICLEISSSEEVIVANYNCPGQVVISGLSEKVRSAMNKAMEKGAKKCVELSVSAPFHSRYLRPVGEVLREFLNGIDVKPPEIPVISNVTGGLFPKDPNAIRELLIEQAYSPVKWEQSIRKMIELGADRFVEVGPGKVLSGFMKKIDRSVSVESTENEGLGILKELQEIKN